In Fimbriimonadaceae bacterium, the following are encoded in one genomic region:
- a CDS encoding chemotaxis protein CheA: protein MMDSGNDTEQYHDLFLQEATEQLEILERETLGLESDADLTRVQALFRAAHTLKGSSRAMGFVKIADLTHEMENLLDRLRTGEVRCSPTVVQALLEANDLLSDLTEDVRTGVDSGVNPQHLLETIRSLHGEAASRPPSRRLMRAQVALEPSCVMKFVRAFMAINAASEVGEIVECVPDRAALEEEQFDSEFEIYVMTGVSAAELQKRLQTIPEVASCHVTESAAQPESPQAPLPAPVLEPSAPSSSPKRLDTGQTVRVDVARMDELMNLVGELVIDRTRVAQLASSLASRFPGDEAIDQVQETVAHIGRITAGLQESILKARMLPIETVFSRFPRMVRDLAQSLKKEVGLEMRGADTEIDRSVIEIIGDPILHILRNSLDHGIEPPDLRERVDKPRRGTIVLSARHIENQIVIDIEDDGGGIDIERVKAKAVERGIIDSPTAAAMTEQEAVNLVFASGLSTAADVSDVSGRGVGMDIVKANIQRLGGMIDVQTRPGRGTRFTFRLPLTLAIIRGLLVRVGSGAYVVPISNIVETLLVREREIQRLPDSEVLVVRGTITPLVRLRSWFRGRIADDAVEDSDKRYVVVAGVADQRVGLIVDGLGGEQEVVIKSLGSNCGDTRGISGATILGDGTVALIVDVNEVVTKEAA, encoded by the coding sequence ATGATGGATTCGGGAAACGACACGGAGCAGTACCACGATCTCTTCCTTCAGGAGGCGACCGAGCAGTTGGAGATCCTGGAGCGGGAGACCCTTGGGCTCGAGAGCGACGCCGATCTCACTCGGGTCCAGGCGCTCTTTCGAGCCGCCCACACCTTGAAGGGAAGCAGCCGAGCCATGGGCTTCGTGAAGATCGCCGATCTCACGCACGAGATGGAGAACCTGCTCGATCGGCTGCGCACCGGTGAAGTCCGGTGCTCCCCGACCGTCGTTCAAGCCCTCCTTGAGGCCAACGACCTCCTCTCGGACCTCACGGAGGACGTTCGGACGGGCGTGGACTCCGGCGTCAATCCACAGCACCTCCTGGAGACCATCAGGTCCCTCCATGGCGAGGCGGCGTCCAGGCCGCCTTCGCGCCGATTGATGCGCGCACAAGTGGCGCTCGAGCCCTCTTGCGTAATGAAGTTCGTCCGGGCGTTCATGGCGATCAACGCAGCCTCCGAAGTCGGCGAAATCGTGGAGTGCGTGCCGGACCGCGCCGCGCTCGAAGAGGAGCAGTTCGACTCGGAGTTCGAGATCTACGTGATGACCGGGGTCTCCGCAGCGGAGCTTCAGAAGCGCCTTCAAACCATTCCGGAAGTCGCGTCCTGCCACGTCACCGAGTCGGCAGCACAGCCTGAAAGCCCCCAAGCTCCCCTTCCTGCGCCCGTCCTCGAGCCCTCGGCGCCAAGCAGTTCGCCAAAGCGGTTGGACACAGGACAAACCGTGCGCGTGGACGTGGCGCGCATGGACGAGTTGATGAATCTGGTGGGCGAACTGGTGATCGATCGTACGAGGGTCGCCCAGCTCGCCTCGTCCCTCGCGTCCCGTTTCCCGGGCGACGAGGCGATCGATCAGGTTCAGGAGACGGTGGCGCACATCGGCCGGATCACTGCGGGACTCCAGGAGAGCATCCTCAAGGCACGCATGCTGCCGATCGAGACGGTGTTCAGCCGCTTTCCGAGAATGGTGCGCGACCTTGCCCAGAGCCTGAAGAAAGAGGTGGGTCTGGAAATGCGCGGGGCCGATACGGAGATTGATCGAAGCGTGATCGAGATCATCGGCGATCCGATCCTGCACATCCTCCGGAACTCGCTGGACCACGGGATCGAGCCGCCGGACCTCCGGGAGCGGGTGGACAAACCTCGCCGCGGCACGATCGTGCTCTCGGCCAGGCACATCGAAAACCAGATCGTCATCGACATTGAGGACGACGGTGGCGGCATCGACATCGAACGCGTCAAAGCCAAGGCCGTTGAAAGGGGCATCATCGACAGCCCGACGGCCGCCGCTATGACGGAGCAAGAGGCCGTCAATCTCGTCTTTGCCAGCGGATTGAGCACCGCGGCGGATGTGAGCGACGTCTCGGGCCGCGGCGTGGGCATGGACATCGTCAAGGCCAACATCCAACGGTTGGGCGGGATGATCGACGTGCAGACGCGCCCCGGAAGAGGGACGCGGTTTACGTTTCGACTCCCTCTCACCCTCGCGATCATCCGCGGCCTGCTGGTGCGCGTCGGATCGGGCGCCTACGTGGTTCCCATCAGCAATATCGTCGAGACCCTCCTCGTTCGCGAACGGGAGATCCAACGGTTGCCGGACAGCGAAGTCCTGGTCGTGCGAGGCACGATCACTCCGCTGGTCCGCCTGCGCAGTTGGTTCCGCGGCCGGATCGCCGACGATGCGGTCGAGGACTCCGACAAGCGCTATGTCGTGGTCGCAGGCGTCGCGGACCAGCGCGTGGGACTCATCGTCGACGGTCTGGGTGGGGAGCAGGAAGTGGTGATCAAGAGTCTGGGCTCGAATTGCGGGGACACCCGAGGCATCAGCGGAGCGACGATTCTCGGCGATGGAACGGTGGCGTTGATCGTCGACGTGAACGAGGTCGTTACGAAGGAGGCTGCCTGA
- a CDS encoding type III pantothenate kinase — protein sequence MLWAIDVGNTHTVVGLWDGDAWRSVWRRSTDAEATEDELAAWIKAMCELDGVEMAASGVVCASVVPAMHSAIARLGGKWLGSEPRFLDRGDQVGLVVTYDPPHAVGADRLANALGALDRFEPPIVVVDFGTATTFDAIDRQGAYVGGAILTGIEVSSQALFGRTAKLPQVELVAPERAIGRTTVESLQSGLVLGYAGAIDTLAARMSDELGGARVLATGGLGSQFAALCAQIASYEPHLTLDGLRIAFARFEASTA from the coding sequence ATGCTTTGGGCGATTGATGTCGGGAACACGCACACGGTCGTCGGCCTCTGGGACGGCGATGCCTGGCGGTCGGTATGGCGCAGGTCCACGGATGCGGAGGCCACCGAAGACGAGCTGGCCGCCTGGATCAAGGCGATGTGCGAACTGGACGGCGTCGAGATGGCGGCGAGCGGCGTGGTCTGCGCGAGCGTCGTGCCGGCGATGCACTCGGCGATCGCGCGGCTGGGCGGCAAGTGGCTCGGCTCCGAACCTCGCTTCCTCGACCGTGGGGATCAAGTGGGACTGGTCGTGACCTACGATCCTCCGCACGCCGTGGGCGCCGACCGCCTTGCGAACGCCCTGGGCGCGTTGGACCGATTCGAGCCGCCGATCGTGGTCGTGGACTTCGGGACGGCCACGACGTTCGATGCGATCGATCGCCAAGGCGCGTACGTGGGCGGCGCCATTCTCACGGGAATCGAGGTCTCGAGCCAGGCCCTGTTCGGGCGGACGGCAAAGTTGCCCCAAGTCGAGCTGGTCGCGCCGGAGCGCGCGATCGGGAGGACGACGGTGGAGTCTCTCCAGTCGGGTCTGGTTTTGGGCTATGCGGGCGCCATCGACACGCTGGCGGCCCGCATGTCCGACGAGCTTGGCGGAGCGCGCGTGCTGGCGACAGGCGGGCTTGGCAGTCAGTTTGCCGCGCTGTGCGCCCAAATCGCCTCGTACGAGCCCCATCTCACGCTCGATGGGCTTCGGATCGCGTTTGCCCGGTTCGAGGCCTCAACAGCCTGA
- a CDS encoding HDOD domain-containing protein, which produces MALPQDLSATTRKWILRGVHDLPSLSDVVTKTLEATERESTSASEIERLVSSDAALSAKILRVVNSAYYGLSGQVSSLNQAVVILGIQQIRNLVLSISALSLLKGRTPQLRRLQHSFWMHSFATAVCAQIIARRKRFSARDAEMVYTAGLLHDIGRLYLFSAVSEEYLAVIAHAAKSERSLDEVEPEMLGVRHDEIGGELAKTWHFPAALTDLIARHEGPFGDEIEHALFAIHGADRLTASRYTKTFGVQTPTMDLEVECWLGFTPEDIEAVLAETESKVDEAAEVYGLIVQ; this is translated from the coding sequence ATGGCTCTTCCCCAGGACCTCTCCGCCACGACGCGAAAGTGGATCTTGCGCGGCGTCCACGACCTGCCGTCGCTGTCCGACGTGGTGACGAAGACGCTGGAGGCCACCGAGCGGGAGTCCACCAGCGCGAGCGAGATCGAGCGTTTGGTGAGCTCGGATGCCGCCCTCTCGGCGAAAATTCTGCGCGTCGTGAACTCGGCGTACTACGGTTTGTCCGGTCAGGTGTCGAGCCTGAACCAGGCCGTCGTGATCCTGGGGATCCAACAGATCCGCAACCTCGTTCTCAGCATCAGCGCCCTGAGCCTGCTCAAAGGCAGGACGCCCCAGTTGAGGAGGCTGCAGCACAGCTTTTGGATGCACTCCTTCGCCACCGCGGTTTGCGCGCAGATCATCGCCCGCCGCAAGCGATTCTCGGCCCGGGACGCGGAAATGGTCTACACGGCGGGATTGCTACACGATATCGGGAGGCTCTACCTGTTCAGCGCGGTGTCCGAAGAGTATCTGGCCGTCATCGCCCACGCCGCAAAGTCGGAGCGGAGCCTCGACGAGGTCGAGCCGGAGATGCTCGGCGTGCGCCACGACGAGATCGGAGGGGAGTTGGCGAAGACGTGGCACTTTCCCGCGGCGCTGACCGACTTGATCGCCCGCCACGAGGGCCCGTTCGGCGACGAGATCGAGCACGCGTTGTTCGCGATCCACGGAGCCGATCGGTTGACGGCGTCGAGATACACCAAGACGTTTGGCGTGCAGACACCCACGATGGACTTGGAAGTCGAGTGTTGGCTCGGATTCACGCCCGAGGATATCGAAGCGGTTTTGGCGGAGACCGAGAGCAAGGTCGATGAGGCGGCCGAAGTGTACGGACTGATCGTGCAGTAA
- a CDS encoding DMT family transporter, whose translation MPGVKPNLPLSLTMLSWGFNFVALKMVYEQMTPPAVALVRYLGMFALLVAFSASRKESLRYPQGETFRLLTLGFLSMGVYMVFFLEGMKESAPAEGAIILSTSPIFTALIASAVGQEKLNRGAFAGALLAFAGVAVVVLGASSGDHGKLLGNVLILISAVLWAASTVVSRPLVERISPFRVLTLSMPGALIVLVPYGLLASLHTPWTALTPTTWSMLAYVAVIAGAVGFVGFYEGVRQIGGPAAMVYQYFVPVLAALFAWLVLGRTVNGIQFVGMGIVLTGVGISNKARLAARFEGAGER comes from the coding sequence GTGCCTGGCGTCAAGCCCAATCTTCCGCTGTCGCTCACGATGCTGAGTTGGGGCTTCAACTTCGTCGCGCTCAAGATGGTGTACGAGCAGATGACGCCTCCCGCGGTGGCACTCGTTCGCTACCTGGGAATGTTTGCGTTGTTGGTGGCGTTCAGCGCTTCCCGGAAGGAGTCGCTGCGGTACCCGCAGGGCGAGACGTTTCGCCTGCTCACGCTCGGGTTTCTCTCGATGGGCGTGTACATGGTCTTCTTTCTGGAGGGCATGAAGGAGTCGGCTCCGGCCGAAGGAGCGATCATCCTCTCCACGTCGCCGATCTTCACGGCCTTGATCGCAAGCGCGGTGGGCCAGGAGAAGCTGAACCGGGGAGCGTTCGCCGGGGCGCTGCTCGCGTTCGCCGGAGTCGCCGTCGTGGTCCTCGGAGCGAGCAGCGGGGATCACGGCAAGCTCCTCGGGAACGTCCTGATCCTGATCTCGGCGGTGCTGTGGGCGGCGAGCACGGTGGTCTCGCGACCGCTGGTCGAACGGATCTCGCCCTTCCGTGTGTTGACCCTCTCGATGCCCGGAGCATTGATCGTTCTGGTGCCGTACGGCCTGTTGGCGTCCCTGCACACGCCGTGGACGGCCCTGACGCCGACGACCTGGTCGATGCTCGCGTATGTGGCGGTGATTGCGGGCGCAGTTGGCTTCGTGGGGTTCTACGAGGGCGTTCGGCAGATCGGGGGGCCTGCGGCGATGGTCTACCAGTATTTCGTGCCGGTTTTAGCCGCGCTCTTTGCGTGGCTGGTCCTCGGCCGCACCGTCAACGGGATCCAGTTTGTGGGAATGGGCATCGTCTTGACGGGTGTCGGCATCTCGAACAAGGCGCGCCTGGCGGCCCGGTTCGAGGGAGCCGGTGAAAGGTAA
- a CDS encoding caspase family protein, which yields MKLVRRVTVLLAVLAMAAIGLAQSWSTSYEEGLQNARAGLWAEARQAFQQAAAYRPEDYSGATLLPGPVSERRQWRDGAPYSPNFMAAYSAYRAAMVLGPGDQRSNMLRTAAQEFEALLAKRQFSRETFYFLNAIYVETGDTAKAQTLEGTYAEAGKADWRVDAEVVAPDERAAIEQAAPVGNVKTVKAGTDSVDIKAGDLADTSTSATGGFIAPLVGRVAPLATKFALVIGNSEGRLPQGMLPFGADDAAHVREALITHGGYPEGNVDLVANATSAQILASARAMAQRVGEGNTVTIFFAGVGVNLDGKDYLAGIEAQSASESTGMVAKSELYKIFMAKGAKIFAFFEANRPIVQGRYFGMETPLVGAISQAQATLPGDTVFSSVRDGKPIGVYGEAMASVLSEMRSNRIPILEFGWQVFYRIRRGDTGSTGGASQQTPTLPVLSNMASDARF from the coding sequence ATGAAATTGGTTCGAAGAGTAACCGTCCTGCTGGCCGTGCTCGCGATGGCCGCTATCGGGCTGGCCCAGTCGTGGAGCACCTCTTACGAGGAGGGCCTGCAGAACGCGCGCGCCGGGCTCTGGGCCGAAGCGCGACAGGCCTTTCAACAGGCAGCCGCCTACCGCCCCGAAGACTACTCTGGCGCCACCCTTCTCCCCGGACCCGTGTCCGAACGAAGGCAATGGCGAGACGGCGCGCCGTACTCCCCGAATTTCATGGCCGCGTACTCCGCGTACCGCGCCGCGATGGTCCTTGGCCCCGGCGATCAACGGAGCAACATGCTTCGAACCGCCGCCCAGGAGTTCGAGGCGCTCCTCGCCAAGAGGCAGTTCAGCCGCGAGACCTTCTACTTCCTCAACGCGATCTACGTCGAGACCGGTGACACGGCCAAGGCGCAAACCCTCGAGGGAACCTATGCGGAAGCCGGCAAGGCGGACTGGCGCGTCGACGCCGAGGTCGTGGCTCCCGACGAGCGTGCCGCCATCGAGCAGGCCGCGCCCGTCGGAAACGTCAAGACCGTCAAGGCAGGCACGGACTCCGTGGACATCAAAGCTGGGGATTTGGCGGACACGTCGACCTCGGCGACCGGTGGCTTCATCGCTCCGCTCGTCGGCCGCGTGGCCCCGCTGGCGACGAAGTTCGCGCTCGTGATCGGTAACTCCGAAGGGCGGCTGCCACAGGGAATGCTTCCCTTCGGTGCCGACGATGCAGCCCATGTGCGGGAGGCTCTCATCACCCACGGAGGGTATCCCGAGGGCAATGTCGACCTCGTGGCCAATGCCACCTCGGCCCAGATTCTCGCGAGCGCCCGAGCCATGGCCCAGCGCGTGGGAGAGGGCAACACGGTGACGATCTTCTTCGCCGGGGTCGGCGTGAACTTGGATGGCAAGGACTACCTTGCCGGCATCGAGGCGCAATCGGCGTCGGAGTCGACCGGCATGGTCGCCAAAAGCGAACTCTACAAGATCTTCATGGCCAAGGGAGCCAAGATCTTCGCGTTCTTCGAAGCGAACCGTCCGATCGTGCAGGGACGCTATTTCGGCATGGAGACACCTCTCGTCGGGGCGATCTCCCAGGCACAAGCCACATTGCCGGGCGATACCGTCTTCTCCTCCGTGCGCGATGGGAAGCCCATCGGGGTCTACGGCGAAGCCATGGCGTCCGTGCTGAGCGAGATGCGGTCCAACCGGATTCCCATCCTCGAGTTCGGGTGGCAGGTCTTCTACCGCATTCGCCGAGGGGACACCGGGTCGACCGGTGGAGCCAGCCAGCAGACACCCACTCTGCCCGTGTTGAGCAACATGGCTTCTGACGCGCGCTTCTAG
- a CDS encoding Cof-type HAD-IIB family hydrolase, giving the protein MPISLLALDLDGTTLLPDRTIHPASADAIRRAALSGIHVVLASGRNAPSVRHYASLLGLTGATICCNGAHVLLSAEQELLHHSLEPELVSRLLGYAETHGLHAHLYSRNRLIFPRDSEWGDLYLHRVGGVQRELLGSQRVEELQVTKLMFVAEEPRIGKEFRSFASDRAYSGAQLTLSEPEYLEFLPRDANKGAALQSLASHLAIPRSEVAAIGDYLNDLEMLAWAGLGGAVANAADEVRACARVHVAANTEGGVAEFIDSYVLNQRE; this is encoded by the coding sequence GTGCCGATTTCACTTCTCGCCCTGGACCTCGACGGTACGACCCTGCTCCCCGACCGCACCATCCATCCCGCGTCGGCCGACGCGATCCGCCGCGCCGCCCTGTCGGGCATCCACGTGGTCCTCGCCAGCGGGCGCAATGCCCCCAGCGTTCGCCACTACGCGTCGCTTCTCGGACTCACTGGAGCCACGATCTGCTGCAACGGCGCCCACGTGCTGCTTTCGGCCGAACAGGAACTTCTCCACCACTCTCTGGAACCCGAGTTGGTGTCCAGGCTTCTGGGCTACGCGGAGACCCATGGCCTTCATGCCCATCTCTACAGCCGGAATCGACTGATCTTCCCTCGGGACAGCGAGTGGGGAGACCTGTATCTTCACCGGGTTGGTGGCGTACAGCGAGAACTATTGGGTTCCCAGCGCGTCGAAGAGTTGCAGGTCACCAAGCTGATGTTTGTCGCCGAGGAGCCGCGAATCGGCAAAGAATTCCGCAGCTTCGCGTCGGATCGCGCGTACTCCGGCGCACAACTCACTTTGTCGGAACCGGAGTACCTCGAGTTCTTGCCGCGCGACGCAAACAAGGGGGCGGCGCTTCAATCCCTCGCCTCCCACCTCGCGATTCCGCGGTCCGAAGTCGCGGCGATCGGGGACTATTTGAACGACCTGGAAATGCTCGCCTGGGCGGGATTGGGCGGGGCTGTGGCCAACGCGGCGGACGAGGTTCGCGCCTGCGCGAGAGTGCACGTCGCGGCCAATACGGAGGGCGGAGTCGCCGAATTCATTGACTCGTACGTCCTAAATCAGCGAGAATAG
- the grpE gene encoding nucleotide exchange factor GrpE codes for MPKKHSDTAKDSPPSKEAEGHLKSEGPTSDAQSESGATGGGGADETAAIEGLLARIAELEKQLEEERDQVVRSVAEFQNFRKRVQQEKVQLQKFAIETLVLDLLPVLDNFERTTAALQAGAAIESVAEGILAVERQLRGVLEGRHVTRVPAKGTAFDPELHEAVVTEESIWHPDGTVIEELEPGYKLGDRVVRPARVKVSRKP; via the coding sequence TTGCCAAAGAAACACTCCGACACCGCAAAGGACTCGCCACCCTCGAAGGAAGCGGAAGGCCATCTGAAATCAGAGGGCCCAACCTCCGACGCCCAGTCCGAATCCGGGGCGACAGGCGGGGGCGGTGCCGACGAGACGGCGGCGATCGAGGGGCTTCTCGCCCGAATCGCGGAACTGGAGAAGCAGCTCGAGGAGGAGCGGGACCAGGTGGTTCGGAGCGTCGCGGAGTTCCAGAACTTTCGAAAGCGGGTCCAGCAGGAGAAGGTCCAGCTTCAGAAGTTCGCGATCGAGACGCTGGTGCTCGATTTGCTCCCCGTTCTCGACAACTTCGAGCGGACGACGGCGGCGCTGCAGGCGGGCGCGGCGATCGAATCCGTTGCGGAAGGCATCCTCGCCGTCGAACGGCAGTTGCGCGGCGTGCTCGAAGGCCGCCACGTGACGCGCGTTCCCGCAAAGGGGACGGCCTTCGATCCAGAACTGCACGAGGCCGTGGTGACCGAGGAGTCGATTTGGCACCCAGACGGGACGGTCATCGAGGAGTTGGAGCCGGGCTACAAGCTGGGAGACCGGGTGGTGCGACCCGCGCGCGTCAAGGTATCGCGCAAGCCATGA
- the glmM gene encoding phosphoglucosamine mutase, translating into MSRRHFGTDGIRGVANEKLTPELAFALGRAAGHFLHARGLPRRAVMGRDTRRSGPMLGAALASGLCSTGVDVVSLGVVPTPTVSYAARTGEFGLGAILSASHNPAPDNGIKLVGHDGCKLADSVELELEAALAPEAVTLRPTGGEVGSLESDRALVDAYLDTLVAMVPERLDGMQIAVDAAHGAAFELAPEVLVRLGAEVYLTGAEPDGMNINAEGGATKPDRIGAFTLETEAEFGVAFDGDADRAVFCDERGRLINGDRTIGIWSGHWQRHGLLEPRVVVGTVMSNGGFERYLLGRGVRLERTPVGDKYVAQRLIETGAKIGGEQSGHIIFPAHGPTGDGLVTMLEMLRVLRRESRPASAFYEDYESWPQVLINVAVASRDGWDAGELVREALASGEQALAGHGRLVVRPSGTQPMVRVMVEADTYALRDEVADQIVSAMQSELDGRVYSKVDLTHALGD; encoded by the coding sequence ATGAGCCGCCGGCACTTCGGGACCGACGGCATCCGCGGAGTCGCCAACGAGAAACTCACTCCGGAACTCGCTTTCGCGTTGGGCCGGGCTGCAGGCCACTTCCTGCACGCGCGAGGGTTGCCCCGGCGGGCGGTGATGGGCCGGGATACTCGCCGGAGCGGGCCCATGCTGGGGGCGGCCCTGGCAAGCGGATTGTGCTCGACAGGCGTCGATGTGGTGTCCCTCGGCGTCGTGCCGACGCCCACGGTGTCTTACGCTGCGCGCACGGGGGAGTTCGGGTTGGGGGCCATTCTCTCGGCCAGCCACAACCCCGCGCCCGACAACGGCATCAAGCTCGTCGGACACGATGGGTGCAAACTCGCCGACAGCGTCGAACTCGAGCTCGAGGCGGCCTTAGCCCCGGAGGCGGTGACCCTGCGGCCCACGGGCGGGGAAGTGGGCTCCCTCGAAAGCGATCGGGCCCTCGTGGACGCGTACCTCGACACGTTGGTGGCGATGGTGCCAGAGCGCCTGGATGGGATGCAGATTGCGGTGGACGCCGCCCACGGGGCCGCGTTCGAGCTTGCTCCGGAGGTGCTGGTCCGGTTGGGCGCGGAGGTGTATCTGACCGGAGCGGAGCCGGACGGGATGAACATCAACGCCGAGGGAGGCGCGACGAAACCCGATCGGATCGGGGCTTTCACCCTGGAGACCGAGGCGGAATTCGGCGTCGCTTTCGATGGCGACGCGGACCGAGCGGTCTTTTGCGACGAGCGCGGGCGCCTGATCAACGGGGACCGCACCATCGGGATCTGGAGCGGGCACTGGCAGCGGCACGGGTTGTTGGAGCCTCGCGTCGTCGTGGGCACCGTCATGAGCAACGGTGGGTTCGAGCGCTACCTCCTCGGCCGCGGAGTCCGGCTCGAGCGAACCCCCGTGGGCGACAAGTACGTGGCGCAGCGACTGATCGAGACTGGTGCGAAGATCGGAGGAGAGCAGAGCGGGCACATCATCTTTCCCGCCCACGGCCCCACGGGCGACGGCCTGGTGACGATGCTCGAGATGCTCCGCGTGCTTCGGCGCGAATCGCGACCGGCTTCCGCGTTCTACGAGGATTACGAGTCGTGGCCCCAGGTGCTGATCAACGTGGCGGTCGCGTCGAGGGACGGGTGGGATGCGGGCGAGCTCGTCCGCGAAGCCCTCGCCTCGGGCGAGCAGGCGCTTGCCGGCCACGGCCGGCTCGTCGTTCGGCCCAGTGGCACCCAGCCGATGGTGCGCGTCATGGTGGAAGCCGACACGTACGCGCTGCGGGACGAGGTGGCGGACCAAATCGTATCGGCGATGCAAAGCGAGCTGGACGGACGCGTGTACAGCAAGGTGGATCTCACACATGCTTTGGGCGATTGA